Proteins encoded by one window of Coleofasciculus chthonoplastes PCC 7420:
- a CDS encoding DUF2470 domain-containing protein codes for MSEQFTQQVSDRICKHMNEDHGDAIALYARTFGNSPDTESAQMQSIDATGMNLIAQRQGESVPLRIEFDHTLKDSEDAHHTLIDMVKQARGAAKST; via the coding sequence ATGTCTGAACAGTTTACCCAACAAGTCAGCGATCGCATCTGTAAGCACATGAATGAGGATCATGGTGACGCGATCGCGCTTTACGCCCGTACCTTCGGGAATTCTCCCGATACTGAGTCGGCTCAAATGCAGTCCATTGATGCGACAGGGATGAATTTAATCGCCCAACGTCAGGGTGAGTCGGTTCCCTTACGCATTGAATTTGATCACACCCTCAAAGACTCTGAAGACGCCCATCACACGTTAATTGACATGGTGAAGCAAGCCAGAGGTGCAGCTAAATCAACCTAG
- a CDS encoding cupin domain-containing protein — protein MDYSTVKNDWQNRGFSCGIWTDSPGQVWADYVHDTDELIILLEGDIELSFQGKTFRPQVGEEVLIPAKESHTVRNVGNTTSRWYYGYKRG, from the coding sequence ATGGACTATTCTACTGTTAAAAACGACTGGCAAAACCGAGGCTTTAGTTGCGGGATTTGGACTGATTCACCGGGACAGGTGTGGGCAGATTATGTCCACGATACGGATGAACTGATAATCCTTTTGGAAGGAGACATTGAGTTATCGTTTCAAGGGAAAACATTTCGTCCCCAAGTCGGAGAGGAAGTGCTGATTCCGGCAAAAGAATCTCATACGGTAAGAAATGTGGGGAATACGACGAGTCGTTGGTACTACGGTTATAAGCGAGGGTAG
- a CDS encoding YkvA family protein — MNNFSIQSIYNWYRNAVRNPKYRWWIVLGTILYVFSPIDIAPDLIPIVGQIDDVVVLTLLVSEMSQWLIDLAKSRQAGVVTEETSTAPEATVDVKSVSVE, encoded by the coding sequence ATGAATAATTTTTCAATCCAATCCATATATAACTGGTATCGTAACGCGGTTCGCAATCCTAAATACCGTTGGTGGATAGTCTTAGGTACTATCCTTTACGTATTTAGTCCCATTGATATCGCCCCAGATTTAATTCCAATTGTCGGGCAAATTGATGATGTTGTCGTGCTGACGCTGCTGGTGTCTGAGATGTCGCAGTGGTTGATTGATTTGGCTAAATCTCGCCAAGCGGGAGTCGTCACTGAAGAAACCAGTACCGCACCGGAAGCTACGGTAGATGTGAAATCCGTTTCTGTCGAATAG
- a CDS encoding RNA-guided endonuclease InsQ/TnpB family protein yields MKQVLTIVVKLQPSPEQVAFLEATLQAFADACNYVNENTNPKLTNKIAIQSLVYQTIKKKFNLVANMAVRACARVAANRKVAKLKGKPVKRFAPTSMDCDKDLFRFREQDWTVSLATTHGRERVELKVGNYQRGKLKGRNPTSAHISKHRDGHFYLHIQIKDDAKDSPIADKVHGIDLGRRDIAVTSEGKKWDGKHIQSVRDKFYKVRASLQKKASKGTRTTRRRCREILKRLSGRERRYQQWLNHNISKSVVRRAVEYSASIAIEDLTGIRERTNEQPRSKTERRRSNSWAFYQLRMFIEYKALGAGVQVIPIPPAYTSQMCHNCLHIHPVKGKSYRSGKTFKCGHCGWHGDADFNGANNIALVGLSINQPGGTGLSCKLSRTIKYVQLSLFDDFRATKNPDLSS; encoded by the coding sequence ATGAAACAAGTTCTCACAATAGTTGTAAAGCTCCAACCCTCTCCTGAACAAGTTGCCTTCTTAGAGGCAACTCTTCAGGCGTTTGCGGACGCTTGTAACTACGTGAACGAAAACACAAACCCTAAGCTGACCAACAAAATTGCTATCCAGTCCTTAGTCTACCAAACCATCAAGAAAAAATTCAATCTGGTGGCAAACATGGCAGTTAGGGCTTGTGCGCGTGTAGCTGCCAACCGCAAGGTAGCCAAGCTAAAAGGCAAACCTGTTAAAAGATTTGCCCCAACCAGCATGGACTGTGACAAAGACTTGTTTCGGTTTCGCGAACAGGATTGGACGGTAAGCCTTGCAACTACTCACGGTAGAGAGCGAGTTGAATTAAAAGTCGGCAACTACCAAAGAGGAAAACTCAAAGGGAGAAACCCGACTTCTGCTCACATAAGCAAACACCGTGATGGTCACTTCTACTTGCACATCCAAATCAAAGACGATGCAAAAGACTCGCCAATTGCCGACAAGGTTCACGGTATTGACTTAGGGCGGCGCGACATCGCCGTTACATCAGAGGGCAAAAAGTGGGACGGTAAGCACATTCAGTCAGTGCGAGACAAGTTTTATAAAGTTAGGGCGTCTCTCCAGAAGAAAGCCTCGAAAGGCACGAGGACAACTCGGCGTAGATGTCGAGAAATCCTGAAACGGCTGTCGGGACGAGAGAGACGCTACCAGCAATGGCTCAATCACAACATCTCCAAATCAGTGGTCAGACGAGCAGTTGAGTATAGTGCCTCTATTGCTATAGAAGACCTTACGGGAATCAGGGAAAGAACCAACGAGCAACCCAGAAGCAAGACGGAACGTAGACGCTCAAATTCATGGGCATTCTACCAACTGCGAATGTTCATTGAGTACAAAGCGCTTGGGGCAGGTGTTCAAGTTATCCCAATCCCCCCTGCCTATACTTCCCAAATGTGTCACAATTGCCTACACATTCACCCGGTAAAAGGAAAGTCTTACCGTAGTGGCAAGACTTTCAAATGTGGGCATTGTGGTTGGCATGGAGATGCCGACTTTAATGGAGCCAATAATATTGCACTTGTGGGGCTGTCTATAAACCAGCCTGGAGGCACGGGGTTATCGTGCAAGCTAAGCCGAACTATTAAGTATGTTCAGCTTAGCTTGTTTGATGACTTCAGGGCTACTAAAAACCCAGACCTCAGCTCTTAG
- the hemF gene encoding oxygen-dependent coproporphyrinogen oxidase, with product MTASQTPTTNPNRSLPATDSRDRVKQFMQQIQDTICDSLAELDGAGQFQEDSWQREEGGGGRSRVIRDGAVFEQGGVNFSEVWGTQLPPSILTQRPEAAGHGFYATGTSMVLHPRSPYIPTVHLNYRYFEAGPVWWFGGGADLTPYYPFAEDAAHFHKTLKTACDNHHSEYYPVFKRWCDEYFYLKHRQETRGVGGLFFDYQDGTGELYKGPHPEKAAAIYSKELGAVEPRTWEQLFAWVQECGHSFLPAYVPIVERRRDMNYGDRERNFQLYRRGRYVEFNLVYDRGTIFGLQTNGRTESILMSLPPLVRWEYGYQPEPNTPEAELYETFLKPQDWTNWTH from the coding sequence ATGACCGCATCTCAGACACCGACCACAAATCCTAATCGTTCCTTACCTGCAACTGACTCTAGGGATAGAGTGAAGCAGTTCATGCAACAGATCCAAGACACTATTTGTGACTCCTTGGCAGAACTTGATGGTGCGGGTCAGTTCCAGGAAGATTCTTGGCAGCGGGAAGAAGGAGGCGGGGGTCGTTCTCGTGTAATCCGGGATGGTGCTGTCTTTGAACAGGGGGGTGTTAATTTTTCTGAAGTATGGGGGACTCAACTTCCGCCCTCGATTTTAACCCAACGTCCAGAAGCCGCAGGTCATGGCTTCTATGCCACGGGTACATCTATGGTGCTACATCCGCGCAGTCCTTATATTCCCACGGTTCACTTAAATTATCGTTACTTTGAGGCAGGACCTGTTTGGTGGTTTGGTGGAGGAGCCGATTTAACGCCATACTACCCCTTTGCCGAAGATGCGGCTCATTTCCATAAAACCCTAAAAACCGCTTGTGACAATCATCACTCCGAGTACTATCCCGTATTCAAGCGCTGGTGTGATGAATATTTCTATCTCAAACACCGTCAAGAAACACGAGGCGTTGGCGGACTGTTTTTTGACTATCAAGACGGAACCGGGGAATTGTATAAAGGTCCCCACCCAGAAAAAGCAGCAGCCATCTACAGCAAGGAACTGGGGGCGGTAGAACCCCGAACCTGGGAACAACTGTTTGCCTGGGTTCAGGAGTGCGGTCATTCGTTTTTGCCTGCTTATGTGCCAATTGTTGAGCGGCGGCGGGATATGAACTATGGCGATCGCGAACGCAATTTCCAGCTTTATCGCCGGGGTCGGTATGTCGAGTTTAACTTGGTGTATGACCGAGGAACGATCTTTGGCTTGCAAACGAACGGACGTACCGAATCGATTCTCATGTCTCTCCCTCCCTTAGTTCGTTGGGAATATGGCTACCAACCCGAACCGAATACACCAGAGGCTGAACTGTACGAAACGTTCCTCAAACCTCAAGATTGGACAAACTGGACTCATTGA
- a CDS encoding RNA-guided endonuclease InsQ/TnpB family protein, with the protein MLTFNYRYRIYPDAAQEQRLIEWMEICRRAYNYALGEIKDWCNSRKCLIDRCSRVHEYIIPAETPFPGEVRQLNNLPKAKKEFPKLKEVPSQVLQQTIKQLHKGWDYFKSRGFGFPRFKKVGQFKSLLFPQFKENPVTNLHVKLPKLGTIPINLHRPIPSGFTVKQVRILCKADKWYASINIQCNVSVPDPKPHGHPIGVDIGLEKFLATSDGVVVKPPKFLKKLQSKLRLLQRRLSRKQKRSKNHEKQRLKVARLHHHIDNIRKDFHFKQAHALCDAGDMVFMEDLDYRVSAKGMLGKQMLDGGFGQFRTITQYVCWKRGKFFGVVDARGTSQECPECKGEVKKDLSVRVHDCPHCGYKTDRDVASGQVIRNRGIELIGTAGLAEKETACAVDLPGVGENQPRQVAQSPELRQAQLPRSRRGVTRKSSK; encoded by the coding sequence ATGCTGACATTTAACTATCGTTACCGAATCTATCCAGATGCCGCTCAAGAACAACGATTGATTGAGTGGATGGAAATTTGCCGCCGTGCTTACAACTATGCACTGGGGGAGATAAAGGATTGGTGCAATAGTCGCAAATGTTTGATTGATAGATGTTCCCGGGTGCATGAGTACATCATCCCAGCAGAAACCCCATTTCCCGGTGAAGTGAGGCAGCTTAACAATTTGCCGAAAGCTAAGAAGGAATTCCCCAAGTTAAAGGAAGTTCCCTCTCAAGTCCTTCAGCAGACAATAAAGCAACTGCATAAAGGTTGGGACTACTTCAAATCTCGCGGGTTTGGCTTTCCTAGGTTTAAGAAGGTTGGGCAGTTTAAGTCGTTGCTATTCCCTCAGTTCAAGGAGAATCCAGTAACGAACCTCCATGTCAAACTGCCAAAATTGGGGACAATCCCAATCAACCTGCACCGCCCTATTCCATCTGGCTTTACGGTTAAACAGGTGCGAATCTTATGTAAAGCTGATAAATGGTATGCATCAATCAACATCCAGTGTAATGTCAGTGTCCCTGATCCAAAACCTCATGGACACCCAATTGGGGTAGACATAGGGCTAGAGAAGTTTTTGGCGACCAGCGATGGAGTTGTTGTCAAGCCGCCTAAATTTCTTAAGAAGCTGCAAAGCAAGCTGAGATTGCTGCAACGCAGGCTGTCTAGGAAACAGAAGCGGTCAAAAAACCATGAGAAGCAACGACTCAAGGTAGCCAGACTTCACCACCACATTGACAACATCAGGAAAGACTTTCACTTCAAGCAAGCTCACGCCCTTTGCGACGCTGGCGATATGGTTTTCATGGAAGATTTAGACTATAGAGTTAGCGCCAAAGGGATGTTAGGTAAGCAGATGCTTGATGGGGGGTTTGGTCAATTCCGTACCATTACCCAATATGTGTGTTGGAAGCGTGGAAAGTTTTTTGGTGTTGTTGATGCCAGAGGCACTTCTCAGGAGTGTCCTGAATGTAAAGGTGAAGTCAAAAAAGACCTGAGTGTTCGGGTACATGATTGCCCTCACTGCGGTTACAAAACCGATAGGGATGTTGCCAGTGGTCAGGTAATCAGAAACCGAGGAATAGAGTTAATTGGTACCGCTGGGCTAGCGGAAAAGGAAACTGCCTGTGCAGTCGATCTACCGGGGGTTGGTGAAAACCAACCTAGGCAAGTGGCGCAATCCCCTGAGCTTCGACAGGCTCAGCTACCGCGTAGTCGAAGGGGAGTAACCAGGAAATCCTCAAAGTGA
- a CDS encoding NAD(P)H dehydrogenase subunit NdhS: protein MILPGSIVRVINGDDTYYKFEGIVQRIGDGKAGVLFEGGNWDKIVTFNLSELEEVNPKGKK from the coding sequence ATGATTCTTCCTGGCTCAATTGTGCGCGTTATCAACGGCGATGACACTTACTACAAATTTGAAGGGATAGTCCAGCGTATCGGTGATGGAAAAGCAGGTGTGCTGTTTGAAGGCGGCAACTGGGATAAAATTGTCACGTTCAATTTATCGGAACTCGAAGAAGTGAACCCTAAAGGCAAAAAATAA
- a CDS encoding HAS-barrel domain-containing protein, producing the protein MRLPLPQFTAGERPDNHIAEVIETATTEFLAQCLEPEDLSFPVMPPFGSWVKSVDEKSGNQVMAVVYHATTSPIDSVHRAVALGLSLAELREQQPQIFAMLKTEFRAAIVGFIPPGEGHNGDQPPRGRAYQYLPPRPPQIHQAVYQCQPDEIIYFSEQLDFLRTLLLVTGAPVEALTAAAIREIYQIRKGDRDWLVQAGRTLSVLLKDDYDRLRYILSQLHW; encoded by the coding sequence ATGCGTCTTCCTTTACCCCAGTTTACGGCTGGAGAACGCCCTGATAATCACATTGCGGAAGTCATAGAAACAGCAACTACAGAATTTTTGGCACAATGCCTAGAGCCAGAAGATTTGAGTTTTCCTGTCATGCCACCTTTTGGCAGTTGGGTCAAATCCGTTGATGAAAAATCGGGAAATCAGGTTATGGCAGTTGTTTACCATGCCACAACTAGCCCAATTGATTCAGTTCACCGGGCTGTCGCTTTAGGATTGTCACTGGCAGAATTGCGAGAGCAACAACCGCAAATTTTTGCCATGCTGAAAACGGAGTTTCGGGCGGCGATTGTTGGGTTTATACCGCCTGGTGAGGGACATAATGGTGACCAACCCCCTAGAGGACGAGCCTATCAATATTTGCCTCCTCGTCCGCCGCAAATTCATCAAGCTGTCTATCAATGTCAACCAGACGAGATTATTTACTTTAGTGAACAATTGGATTTTTTACGCACCCTTCTCTTAGTCACTGGAGCGCCAGTGGAAGCGTTAACGGCGGCAGCGATCCGAGAAATCTATCAAATCCGTAAGGGCGATCGCGACTGGTTAGTTCAAGCAGGGCGAACCTTAAGTGTTTTACTTAAGGATGATTATGACCGTTTGCGGTATATTTTGAGTCAACTGCATTGGTAA
- the rodA gene encoding rod shape-determining protein RodA codes for MFQKSLSRTQMRWLMFLSRWQELDWQLLFVTISLTFLGGVMIRSAEMNEGLTDWWWHWIIGGIGLTLCLLIARSRYEILLQWHWMVYGVTNIALFAVMIMGTTANGAQRWLNILGFHVQPSEFAKIGLIITLAAIIHWQPASTLNAVFRVLAIAAVPWLFVFLEPNLGTSLVFGAITMGMLYWGNANPGWLILFVSPIVSAIMFNVFLPGWFVWVGAMMLIGWRTLPWSFFGGIGALVANVISGGLGNLLWGLLQDYQKDRLLLFLDPDKDPLGGGYHLIQSRIAIGAGQLTGRGLHQGTQTQLHFIPEQHTDFIFSAIGEELGFIGCLLVLFTFWLLCLRLVIIAQNAKDNFGSLLAIGVLSMIVFQTVINIGMNIGLAPITGIPLPLLSYGRSALLANFLAIGLVESVANHRHRLKF; via the coding sequence ATGTTCCAAAAGTCATTGTCCCGTACCCAAATGCGCTGGCTTATGTTCCTGAGCCGATGGCAGGAACTAGACTGGCAGCTATTATTTGTTACCATAAGTCTCACCTTCCTCGGTGGGGTAATGATTCGCAGCGCCGAAATGAATGAGGGGCTAACCGATTGGTGGTGGCACTGGATCATTGGGGGTATTGGTTTAACGCTGTGTCTACTTATCGCGCGATCGCGTTACGAAATCTTACTCCAATGGCATTGGATGGTTTATGGGGTGACGAATATCGCCTTGTTTGCGGTGATGATTATGGGGACGACGGCAAATGGCGCACAACGGTGGCTGAATATCCTAGGTTTTCACGTTCAACCGTCGGAATTTGCCAAAATTGGCTTGATTATCACCCTCGCCGCGATTATCCACTGGCAACCGGCTTCAACATTAAATGCAGTATTTCGCGTCTTAGCTATTGCGGCAGTTCCCTGGCTATTTGTATTTTTAGAGCCAAACTTGGGAACCTCATTGGTGTTTGGTGCGATTACGATGGGAATGCTCTATTGGGGCAATGCTAATCCCGGATGGTTAATTTTATTCGTGTCTCCCATCGTTTCCGCGATCATGTTCAATGTATTTTTGCCGGGATGGTTTGTCTGGGTAGGAGCGATGATGCTGATTGGTTGGCGGACTTTACCGTGGTCTTTCTTTGGTGGGATTGGAGCATTGGTTGCCAATGTGATTTCGGGGGGATTAGGAAACTTGTTGTGGGGATTGCTTCAAGATTATCAAAAAGACCGATTGCTTCTTTTTTTAGATCCGGATAAAGATCCCTTAGGCGGAGGATATCACTTGATTCAGTCTCGAATTGCCATTGGCGCAGGTCAACTCACGGGAAGAGGACTGCATCAGGGGACGCAAACCCAACTCCACTTTATTCCGGAACAGCACACCGACTTTATCTTTTCTGCCATTGGTGAAGAACTCGGATTTATTGGTTGTTTGCTTGTCCTATTTACTTTTTGGCTATTGTGTTTACGGTTAGTGATTATTGCCCAAAATGCTAAGGATAACTTTGGCTCACTATTGGCAATTGGTGTCCTATCGATGATTGTGTTTCAAACGGTGATCAACATCGGCATGAATATTGGTTTAGCCCCGATTACCGGGATTCCACTACCGTTGTTAAGTTATGGGCGATCGGCATTACTGGCAAATTTTTTAGCCATTGGATTAGTGGAATCGGTTGCCAATCACCGACACCGATTGAAGTTTTAG
- a CDS encoding Mrp/NBP35 family ATP-binding protein, translated as MVDTHSVLDVLRPVQDPELQKSLVELNMIRNVKIDGGTVSFTLVLTTPACPLREFIVEDCQKAVKQLPDVEEVVVDVTAETPQQQSLPDRQGIDGVKNLVAISSGKGGVGKSTVAVNVAVALAQTGAKVGLIDADIYGPNTAAMLGLADAKVMVQQGPQGEVLEPAFNHGIKLVSMAFLIDPDQPVIWRGPMLNGIIRQFLYQVNWGELDYLIVDMPPGTGDAQLTLAQAVPMAGAIIVTTPQNVALLDSRRGLKMFQQLGVPVLGIVENMSYFIPPDLPDRQYDLFGSGGGEKTAQELGIPLLGCIPLEINLRQGGDRGLPIVVAEPESASAQALIAIAKAIAAKVSVAALSRH; from the coding sequence ATGGTTGATACCCATTCAGTTTTAGACGTACTACGCCCCGTGCAAGACCCTGAACTCCAAAAGAGTTTGGTGGAATTGAATATGATCCGCAACGTGAAAATCGACGGCGGGACGGTTAGCTTTACACTGGTGTTAACCACACCAGCCTGTCCGTTGCGAGAGTTTATTGTGGAGGATTGCCAAAAGGCGGTGAAGCAGCTTCCGGATGTGGAAGAGGTTGTGGTGGATGTGACAGCAGAGACACCGCAGCAGCAATCGTTACCCGATCGCCAAGGGATTGATGGCGTGAAAAATCTAGTCGCGATTTCCAGTGGGAAGGGCGGTGTGGGCAAAAGTACCGTGGCGGTGAATGTGGCAGTTGCCCTCGCCCAGACAGGGGCGAAAGTGGGTCTGATTGATGCTGATATTTATGGACCTAATACCGCCGCGATGCTGGGATTAGCGGATGCCAAGGTGATGGTGCAACAGGGTCCTCAAGGAGAGGTACTTGAACCCGCTTTTAACCATGGCATTAAATTGGTGTCGATGGCATTTCTGATTGATCCCGATCAGCCAGTGATTTGGCGCGGACCGATGTTAAATGGTATTATTCGCCAGTTTCTGTACCAGGTGAATTGGGGAGAATTGGATTATCTGATTGTGGATATGCCACCGGGAACCGGAGATGCTCAGTTGACCTTAGCCCAAGCTGTACCTATGGCTGGGGCGATTATTGTGACAACGCCTCAAAATGTAGCGCTCTTGGACTCCCGGCGCGGCTTGAAGATGTTCCAGCAATTGGGGGTTCCGGTATTGGGCATTGTTGAAAACATGAGTTATTTTATTCCACCGGATCTGCCCGATCGCCAGTATGATCTGTTTGGATCAGGAGGCGGCGAAAAAACTGCTCAGGAATTAGGGATACCCTTACTGGGATGTATTCCCCTAGAAATTAACCTGCGGCAAGGGGGCGATCGCGGCTTACCCATTGTTGTGGCTGAACCGGAGTCGGCATCAGCTCAAGCGCTGATCGCGATCGCCAAGGCGATTGCGGCAAAAGTGTCTGTTGCTGCCCTAAGCCGCCATTGA
- a CDS encoding DUF4058 family protein yields the protein MASPFPGMNPYLENSAFWSEVHNRLIVNLADFLAPQIPPQYRVAIEQRTYLSDESDSVLLGIPDVSVFSQQKNTKPTASTATYPDTSEAVTVTMPVPEPIKESYLEIREVATSYVVTVIEIISPKNKRAGEGRKAYERKRKKVLTTTAHLVEIDLLRGGKPMVFLGEVPLSDYRIVVSRGDCRPLAQLYGFSVRDVIPSFGLPLQSEDLEPLVDLQTLLNGVYERARYNLAIDYNQEPVPPLSEKDAVWADRLLRETGHRNN from the coding sequence ATGGCTTCTCCCTTTCCCGGCATGAATCCTTATTTAGAAAATTCGGCATTTTGGTCAGAAGTACATAATCGCTTAATTGTAAACCTTGCTGACTTTTTAGCCCCGCAAATTCCGCCACAATATCGGGTGGCAATTGAGCAGCGCACGTATTTAAGTGATGAGTCAGATTCGGTTTTGTTAGGAATTCCTGATGTCTCTGTATTTTCTCAACAGAAGAATACTAAACCAACGGCATCAACCGCCACCTATCCCGATACATCTGAAGCTGTAACCGTAACAATGCCTGTACCCGAACCTATCAAAGAGAGTTATTTAGAAATTAGAGAAGTCGCCACCAGTTATGTTGTTACAGTGATTGAAATTATATCGCCTAAAAATAAACGTGCAGGTGAAGGGAGAAAGGCTTACGAACGGAAGCGCAAAAAAGTATTAACGACGACTGCTCATCTCGTCGAAATTGATTTACTTCGAGGGGGAAAGCCGATGGTATTTTTAGGCGAAGTCCCTCTTTCAGATTATCGAATTGTGGTGAGTCGAGGCGATTGCCGTCCTCTAGCCCAATTGTATGGGTTTAGCGTGCGAGATGTGATTCCCTCGTTTGGATTACCGTTACAGTCAGAGGATCTAGAACCTCTGGTCGATTTACAAACGTTGTTGAATGGTGTATATGAACGTGCCAGATACAATTTAGCGATTGATTATAATCAAGAACCCGTTCCACCGTTGTCGGAAAAAGATGCGGTTTGGGCAGATAGACTCTTGCGAGAAACAGGGCATCGAAATAATTAA
- a CDS encoding chromophore lyase CpcT/CpeT yields MIFDLATGAVTDDSLTLFAEQAPITNLDRPYRQRILRLYQSDQSSTGLQVQYYQIKNPDAVRGAGCHPELLQQLTREDITVLPDCRLNVQMQQIGLNNYEFTTTSASDRPCRFSYQGNNYQVSLGFEVTADEFRSYDKGIDPSTGKATWGALLGPFRFTKRQDFAGELPI; encoded by the coding sequence ATAATCTTTGATTTAGCGACGGGAGCTGTCACCGACGATAGCCTCACCCTCTTTGCCGAACAAGCACCGATTACTAACCTCGATCGCCCCTACCGTCAACGGATTCTGCGGCTGTATCAAAGTGACCAATCCTCCACGGGGTTACAGGTACAGTATTATCAGATCAAAAACCCAGACGCCGTTCGCGGTGCAGGTTGTCACCCCGAATTGTTGCAGCAGCTTACCCGCGAAGATATTACAGTCTTACCCGATTGTCGTCTGAACGTGCAGATGCAGCAAATCGGTTTGAATAATTATGAATTTACCACTACTTCAGCCAGCGATCGCCCTTGTCGCTTTAGTTATCAGGGCAATAATTACCAAGTCTCTCTCGGCTTTGAAGTAACAGCCGATGAATTTCGCAGCTACGATAAAGGCATCGACCCTAGTACCGGAAAAGCCACTTGGGGAGCCTTACTCGGTCCATTTCGATTTACCAAACGCCAAGACTTCGCTGGGGAACTGCCAATTTAA
- a CDS encoding DUF554 domain-containing protein, whose amino-acid sequence MLTDFFAKTSGTWINVITVAIGTTVGLLLKHRLPKPMQQIITQGVGLLTLFLGVTMAASMTQVQAGRIDGVVLALISIVLGGLLGEWWQIEARLQSVGHWLKTRFRGSGAFTEGFVAASLLFCVGPMTLLGSLNNGLTGDDTLLTLKAVMDGIAAIALSSSFGIGVGFSIIVILVYQGGISLVAGVLAQAIPDPATDPRILLITGVGGLMILGTGINLLQLTHIRVASFLPALIAAPLIYHVARLI is encoded by the coding sequence TTGCTAACTGATTTCTTTGCTAAGACAAGCGGCACTTGGATAAATGTGATAACGGTAGCGATTGGTACTACTGTCGGGTTGTTACTCAAGCACCGTTTACCTAAACCTATGCAACAAATTATCACCCAAGGGGTAGGACTTCTTACCCTATTTCTGGGTGTCACCATGGCGGCGAGTATGACTCAGGTGCAAGCAGGGCGCATTGATGGTGTGGTGTTGGCACTGATTAGCATTGTCTTGGGAGGATTACTGGGAGAATGGTGGCAAATTGAAGCTAGACTGCAATCCGTGGGACATTGGCTGAAGACTCGATTTCGCGGAAGTGGTGCGTTCACAGAAGGATTTGTGGCGGCTAGCTTATTGTTTTGTGTGGGTCCAATGACGTTGCTGGGGAGTCTGAATAATGGCTTGACGGGTGACGATACCTTGCTGACACTCAAAGCCGTGATGGATGGAATCGCCGCGATCGCACTTTCGAGTAGTTTTGGAATTGGTGTGGGTTTTTCGATTATTGTAATTCTAGTCTATCAGGGCGGAATTTCGCTGGTGGCGGGAGTCTTGGCGCAAGCAATCCCTGATCCCGCCACTGATCCCCGCATTCTCCTAATTACCGGGGTAGGGGGATTAATGATTTTGGGGACGGGAATCAACCTGTTACAGTTGACCCACATCCGTGTTGCGTCCTTTTTACCCGCGTTGATAGCCGCTCCGTTAATTTATCACGTCGCTAGGTTGATTTAG
- a CDS encoding STAS domain-containing protein — translation MIHIDQKTHTTKDGTTVIVLAPIGRLDITTAWQFRLKLQECISKLSRHVVVNLSQVNFIDSSGLTSLVAGMRDADKVKGSFRICNVHPEAKLVFEVTMMDSVFEIFETEQEALEGVPRSMAT, via the coding sequence ATGATTCATATTGATCAAAAAACACACACGACCAAAGATGGTACAACAGTTATTGTTTTGGCACCAATTGGACGCCTGGACATTACCACAGCTTGGCAATTTCGCCTGAAATTACAAGAATGCATTTCCAAACTCAGCCGCCATGTGGTGGTTAATCTCAGTCAGGTTAACTTTATTGACAGTTCGGGTTTAACCTCTCTAGTCGCGGGTATGCGCGATGCGGACAAGGTTAAAGGTAGCTTTCGCATCTGTAATGTCCATCCCGAAGCCAAACTGGTGTTTGAAGTCACGATGATGGACTCCGTGTTTGAAATTTTTGAAACGGAGCAAGAAGCTTTGGAAGGTGTACCTCGGAGTATGGCAACCTGA